In Sparus aurata chromosome 2, fSpaAur1.1, whole genome shotgun sequence, a single genomic region encodes these proteins:
- the her8.2 gene encoding hairy-related 8.2: MTASSMAHNVGKHPSAKEERKLRKPLIERKRRERINTCLDQLKETVIGAFRLDQSKLEKADILEMTVKHLQNIQSSKLNDPTLGLEAQQKYSTGYIQCMHEVHNMLLTCDWMDKTLGSRLLNHLLKSLPRSTDERPLQPTPRHDVPPLVSPGTGLPGTPLRGDPLAGRQLHREGPTCQRAGLHSSHLGMLDMWRPW; this comes from the exons ATGACTGCTTCATCCATGGCGCACAACGTGGGGAAACATCCCAGTGccaaggaggagagaaag CTGAGAAAGCCGCTCATTGAGAGGAAACGACGAGAGAGGATAAACACTTGTTTGGATCAGCTCAAGGAAACTGTGATCGGAGCGTTCAGACTTGAC CAATCCAAACTGGAAAAGGCCGATATCCTAGAGATGACAGTGAAACACCTGCAGAACATCCAGAGTAGTAAACTCAACG ACCCCACATTAGGCCTGGAGGCCCAGCAGAAGTACAGCACAGGGTACATCCAGTGCATGCACGAGGTCCACAACATGCTCCTCACCTGCGATTGGATGGATAAAACTCTGGGCTCCCGCCTGCTCAACCACCTCCTCAAGTCCCTGCCCAGGTCCACCGATGAGCGCCCCCTTCAGCCCACACCCAGACATGATGTCCCTCCTCTGGTCAGCCCGGGCACGGGGCTCCCCGGCACACCCCTCAGAGGAGACCCCCTGGCAGGGAGGCAGCTCCATAGAGAAGGGCCGACCTGCCAGAGGGCAGGGCTCCACAGCTCCCACCTGGGGATGCTGGACATGTGGAGGCCCTGGTGA
- the her13 gene encoding hairy-related 13: MAPSARPSSTELDMEEDESEYGIQKADRKTRKPLVEKKRRARINESLQELRTLLADTDFHSKMENAEVLEMTVKKVEDVLKNRNQESDTLNREASERFAAGYIQCMHEVHMFVSSCPGIDATVAAELLNHLLECMPLNEDHLQDVLMDLITDTSGSNGSTWHGSSETLCADLASPGGRSLSSSSSALSPAPSTTSSEDLCSDLDETDSEHNQSSTESLESREALSMPIMTYPRSMWRPW, translated from the exons ATGGCCCCGTCGGCTCGGCCCAGCAGCACCGAACTGGATATGGAGGAAGATGAGTCCGAATATGGGATTCAGAAAGCGGATAGAAAG ACCAGGAAACCTCTGGTGGAGAAGAAGAGGCGAGCGCGCATCAACGAGAGTTTGCAGGAGCTGCGGACTCTGCTGGCGGACACAGAC TTTCATTCCAAGATGGAGAACGCAGAGGTGCTGGAGATGACGGTGAAGAAGGTGGAGGACGTGCTGAAGAACCGAAACCAAG AATCAGACACGCTCAACAGAGAAGCCAGCGAGAGGTTCGCCGCCGGCTACATCCAGTGCATGCACGAGGTCCACATGTTCGTGTCCAGCTGTCCCGGGATAGATGCGACGGTGGCGGCGGAGCTCCTCAACCACCTGCTGGAGTGTATGCCCCTGAACGAGGACCACCTCCAGGACGTGCTGATGGATCTAATCACTGACACTTCCGGGAGCAACGGCAGCACTTGGCACGGCAGCAGCGAGACGCTCTGCGCCGACCTGGCCTCGCCCGGAGGAaggagtctgtccagcagcTCCTCGGCCCTCTCCCCGGCACCCTCCACCACGTCCAGCGAGGACCTGTGCTCCGACCTGGACGAGACCGACAGCGAGCACAACCAGAGCTCCACCGAGAGCCTGGAGAGCAGGGAGGCCCTGAGCATGCCCATCATGACCTACCCACGGTCTATGTGGAGACCCTGGTAG